The sequence CCTTCACTTGTGCACCAGTCACCTAGCATAAAACAAATTGCTAGTTCTTATGACTCCTTTATGGGCATGGATCCTAGTAAGTATCCAAGAATATTAATGGTCCTAGAAGCCATGCTCTATTTGTTTGTAACATGACCCCAGGAGTAATAATCAAATGATTCTTACTGGTCTTAGAGGTCATGCCTTGTATTTTGATATGGCTCCTTGTAAGCTTACATGGATATTACTAGCCCTAGATTCCATACCCTTATGTTGATCATGTTTCTTACTTTCTACTTGTCTTTTACCTTGATATTATAGTTTTATAAGATCCTAAATCTTGAGGGCTACCACCTTGCCAATCTTTGTATTGTCTTGTCTATTTGAACTTTTGATGAAAGTATCCTTGGTTTTTTCATACTTTACCAAGAGTGTAAGTCTAAGTTCATGCTCCCACTAAAGTTGTGGCTAAATGTAGTGGAGTAATAATAtcactttacaatttcacactcaatTTAAACCCACTTTATTGGTTGTGCATAATGTACCTAATTCATGTCTAATTATATGCTATGTTTTGGGACGATTTCTATAAACTTGATTCAATTCCGAACTCATGACCTCTATTTTTGTTCAAAATTCTAGGACTAGGGGACCTAACACCCATCCAAATTGTTTGGTCACAATTTTTTAATTATGAATGTTGACTTTGCAAGTAGTGGGAAATTTCCCCCTGATTTCGGCCTTCCTCGAAAACTAATTTTAAAAAGGTGTAAGTTACATATCAATACAACTTCCTCTCTCATTTGTACTAGACATAATAACCTACATGATTCAATTCCTATTGAGCACAAAATGATAATTGagtattgatttgcaatcaaggagTCAAGAATTCAAtttttcaacaatcatgatcaatcATAATGCATTTTTCCATTATCAAGGTAATTGAAGCTAAGGATAGAAGCCCATTTTGTATTCACTCTATGAGGAAGTTAGAAACGCATGTAATATGAGAGGGGTGTATCCATCATTGCCTTTAACAAAAACAAACCAACTTTGCCAACATTCTAATTAATAGACAAAGGAAACTTCATAGGAAACTCCACATGGATGAAGAGGGGAAGAGACACATCACTTTTAACCCTAAAAACTTCTAGATTGCCTAGTTGAATCAGCTATTGCTTTATTGATACAAAATAGACACTCCACATGGAGTATATTACTCAAATTTGTACACTACCGTATTGAAACAACTTTGATGACATGAATTTTTTTAATGACTCAGCATTGATGATGAgcttcattatatttttattttgttttcctcTTATAACCATCACTTTATTTCATAAGTAAAGTGTCACATTTGATCGTATCATATTATTTTTGGTTGTAAACAAAATAATCCTCAATATCTACCTCTTAAAAGGGAAGTCCACATATGTGTCTGTCACTTGAAATGAGGCAGTAGAATTATTTTAAATCTATTAAATCGATGATTTTGAAAACACATTGAAAAGATGGTATCACCATCATAAAggaatataaatttataatagtaCAATTTTGAGTTTAATATTTAAATAGAATTTGagttaaagaatatttattatatataaaaatatatagattaataaaattaataaataaaattgaaatggtatttaaaaattcattagatagtatttttggattcaattgtgtatggTTATAATTTGACATTAGCACTATACTTAATGATTTATCATCAAGTAGAGGATAAACTTTATCTTTTTCATTATGCATCACTCAATGCAATTCAAAATACatacaattaaatttaaaacactctCTACTAACTTCATAGGTTATGGAAAATATATGcttaataaaatttattattcaaaattttaatacaaataattaaatataatataaaacaatATTCAAAATTAAGAAAATAGTAATTGATAACCAAAATGAATGCAAATTGTTCTTTTTGGTTATATGTCAACTTGACTTCACCCTTTTGGATCTAATTGTTGCATGTAAAATTGAATTTGATGATAACACAATTTTCTCTTGTGAACTTTCTAAAAAGTAGACTACTAGATAgtgatttttttcattttcacaCTTTTGGATCTAATTGttgcatgcaaaattgattttgatgataaCACAATTTTCTCCTAAGAACTTTCTAAAAAGTAGGGTAGTAGATAGTGATTTTTTTTGGTTACATTTTGAAGCTTTTTTGTGTCAATTTGgaagtatttaaaaatatattgataGAAACAATCTTTAAACATAGACATGAATTATAGAATGATTGTTAGGTTATTTACATCTGGTAGTTATTACTTTTAGATGATAAGTAGTGTATAATATTATTAGAATTGAATATAATGAATATCTATTTATATAGAAGCCTAACGTCAAATTGTTAAGATTTGTGGAAAGTTAACTTAGGAACAAAGTGTAAACTAGGGTTATTCAACTAAATATTTGGTTTTGATTGTAAAATTAAAAGGATCAAGATTGGAGTTGTGAGGACAGCCATGCACATGCAAGCATAATGTGGTTCTAATAGCTAGATTTGATTTGTGTCTGGTAAGATTGGATTATGAATGAGGAATGGATTAAAGAGAAAATGAAATACATAAGATAATTAGGTTGTGTTGCATACGTAAATATAGGGCTAAGTAATAATTGAAGTTAGTTGCAAGCAAGGCTAGGTGCATAGGTCCAATTATATACAAAATACATAATGTACAATTATATATTAGATTGGtcaaattaaaatcaattaaataaatgatcaTGTTGATGATCCAAGTCTATCTCTTTTTGAAAAATATCAATTGAAATTCCACCCCTCATTTTTGTAATGCAATTAGGTTTTACCTAAATATCCAAAATTATtatcatatataaatattttaattattaaatataatcaaaaaatttaaaaattttatattaaaaaatataaaatataaaaatttcaAATAAGTAATCATGGGAGGTCTCTTCTATTTATCTTCATGATCTATGAAGATCAAGAAGATAAATTTACCATATTTATTAATAGAATGAAAATTGATTAACTGTTCATACTAAACATTAAGGCTTACATGGTAAAAAATCATatctttgtaaattagaaatgaccATCTTTTGTGTGGAAGCCCATGTTCAACGTGGTTGTATAACTActtttatgccgagaggcatctacaatgacatcaaaatgttcataaacaaaaatccatttttgaaacaatttgacatacaAATGACCCGTAAATGaatgaaatatgtcatgtttcagtttttgtggaggtgttattttattactccaaataaaatagaaccctcaccacttctctccaactAGACATTTAATATAATAATTTTGTCAGGGTTTCTAACATATCAATGCCATTTTGTCTCAAATATGACATTTTTCACCTTTTTGTAATGGTCCTTATAGTTAATATTATTGGAATCAATTAATATGATAGAGATTTGCCTGTGACAAATGTAGGGTCTTGTCTATGTAGTAGATAGCTATTGAGAGCGAGCTTTGATTGTACAGTCACAGTCACAATAACATAAAACAAAGATAATGCATTTCTTATTTTTAAAATGTGAAAATCATTAGTGGACATTAATAATTTTTGTGGTAAAGTTTTCAAATAATATATCAAATATTACCTGTTGTAAATTTTTCAATTAATACATCAAATATTATCTATTAGAACTCATATTGTTTCACTATATAATTTGAGATATTTTATCCAACAGGTGATTTTCAGATGCTTTATATAAGAAAAATGATAATCTACTAACATTTGCATTTGTCTCTTGATTATAGAAGAGTATGAACACTAGATCATTGTTATGGTTATTCAAATATGAAATTGATTTTgcacattcttcatattattaaggTTCTATGTTTACACTATATTCAGCTATTTCATACACAACATGAATatgttaaaatattataataatttctaGAAAACAGAAAATAAACATAGATAGATTTCTGTAATATTTCTAAATATAGTGGTTTTTTCTATCATTAGCATGTTGCTATTTTTCGGAAATCAAACCAAGTGGTTATTCCTATTATTTGAAGAACACTTTCAAATTTTAAGTAACGCCTCTACTGGGAGAACACATAGAGAAAGAGATATATTTAAAACTGAAAGACACAGAGTTGCTCGCTTGCTGAGAATTACAGAATTCTCTCTTACATACAACTGAATTTCTGTAACAATGTCATTTGCAGTGAACTACAGACAGCTGTGAACTATAGCAGCCATAAAATTAACTCTACAATTGTTCTATAGCAACAAATTGGAGAAAATTACAATATTTATTTTAGCCATAAAATATATTGTGCCGTCAGACTGCAGGAACACATTGAAGACAGGGATTAGAAGCAGAGGAAGTTCTGGTGATTAAATGCCTAAACTCATGAATATCCACAAACCCATCTCCATTATAATCCACACTCTCAATCATGCTCTCACAGCAACTCACATCCTTCCCCTCCACAAATCCTAATCTGGATAGAACATCAGCCAACTCCATTGCACTGATAAACCCATCTCCATTTtgatcaaaaacattaaatgcctCACAGATTGCCTTCTCCTCATCCTTCACAATATCAACTTCTTCCTCATTTGAAAATACAATTCTATAAAACTCACCAAACTCCATAGCAGTGAGAAAGTCATCACCACATGCAGACACTGATCTCACAGCTAATTCCACCTCCTCTTTGGGCATTTCAAGACTTAATCTCTCCAAAAACCTCACTATCTCATCTGAACTAACTCTTCCatcaccatcttcatccaatgagcTAAACATACTTGCAAGACACTTATCCCCCTCTTCTACATCTTCCATGAAGATTTTAGGTGAACTGGAATCACTTGACTGAAAACATGGACTACTACTATTACCACTTTCTTCTGTTAATAATTGTTTGGATTTCTCATCATCAGTAATGTCATGATATTTCCTATCTACGTCAGTATGCTTATTGTCACGTACAGCAGTACTAAATACTGCGTCAGTGGTAGTTCTTTTCTTAGGACTAAAGAGATAACCGTAATACCAGTTGCCCTCAATGATAGACTCATCAACATCCAAGATTGATGACATCTTTGATATATTCCTAAAGAAATATGCTTCTCCAATTCTGCAAACTTAAGAACTATCCTTCTCCGCTACTATAAACTACTCTAGACCTCATTATTCCTCTATCTGTCTCTCTACCCTTAAATAGTATTTCGTTGGAAAAAATCTATTTAGTATTGTACACAACGTGGGATGTTTTAATGGTTGAGAATACCTTGAGGAAGGTGGGAGGAAGCTGCTTGAAGCATATCAATTTAAGGCAAGTTGGAAGCTCATTTTGTACTTCATTAAAAACATTTTAGTACCTGCAAGTACAACCAAAAGCTTTCAATTATGAACGACAAGATTGCAATGCCCACACCTGTAATATGAGGAGGGTGTGTCCATCCATTGCATTCGACAAAAACTACCTTActtttctagtattataagtaacAGACAAAGGAAGCTTCGTAGGAAACTCCTCAAGGAGGAAAGAACACCATAACCAGAAATGTACGCATCAGCTATTATGACACAAAACAGACACTCCACATGGAGCATACATTACTTAAACCTCTGCACTGCCGTATGCAAACAGCAATTTCTCAATGACACAAATGCTTGTAATGACCCAGCATTGATAATGAGTTTCAttagatatttttttaaaaaccttTTTTTGGTTTCCCTATTAGTCCTATTATAACCTTCGCTTTATAGGTATAGTGGGATTGATCATATCAAATTATTTTTGGTTGGAAATAAAATAGTCTTCAATATCTACCTCATAAAAGGCCAAAGTCCACGCATGTCTCTCTCTTGAAATGTGGCAATAATTCTCACTCTGTAGTCGATGAAATCTAAGAAGAATCTAGACAAAAAGAATTTTAAACCTATTAAACATATTATTAACAGTACAATTTTCAAC is a genomic window of Cryptomeria japonica chromosome 7, Sugi_1.0, whole genome shotgun sequence containing:
- the LOC131059941 gene encoding calmodulin-like protein 3 — its product is MSSILDVDESIIEGNWYYGYLFSPKKRTTTDAVFSTAVRDNKHTDVDRKYHDITDDEKSKQLLTEESGNSSSPCFQSSDSSSPKIFMEDVEEGDKCLASMFSSLDEDGDGRVSSDEIVRFLERLSLEMPKEEVELAVRSVSACGDDFLTAMEFGEFYRIVFSNEEEVDIVKDEEKAICEAFNVFDQNGDGFISAMELADVLSRLGFVEGKDVSCCESMIESVDYNGDGFVDIHEFRHLITRTSSASNPCLQCVPAV